One stretch of Carassius gibelio isolate Cgi1373 ecotype wild population from Czech Republic chromosome B1, carGib1.2-hapl.c, whole genome shotgun sequence DNA includes these proteins:
- the LOC127949443 gene encoding G2/M phase-specific E3 ubiquitin-protein ligase-like produces MFCPFCAVQLGDAPKFCPSCGMNVGFLTERPSTSSSVGHGPTVNETSIQGRAAQFMRFREVKEAERRTFSKAKKKPNVTVKISIGIMTRTKYGLKPIRGKTLPLNVEPLWSSKQILPAAIKKQRDFNQDTMYDGEYVLVYPDGSQVQNIPGTDRPFVLEHYKEAIGKAYQRIVLYICPLQDLSHGDDSSSESDDEAFARLPLKILPKQCPPTMSRPSDGQANGAGAEPKNNTSCDSYNTYTKIYAPVVIDSSCSDVEDVENFQEEDRDTDIGLTAADILSNLSFNINTMSCSRFNINRANVWDGALRGFKRSSFDPTCSLLVKFTDDIGQTEEAVDTGGPTREFLTLLMDAIKTSRFFEGKDDGKYLSFDSKAAEGDEYFQVGRMVAVSIVHGGPGPRCFSPSFYQYLVGKVKTIEAPIEDIPDTEVRNVLLEIKNARTLEELVELADKHSSMLQTAGCYRCLRTLGDKEKVVDGYIQWYFTYRNHVSFQRFKDGLATLNFFNALEQHPSIFLPYMCYRAEDLTAEIVESLFRPQLSPTGSSNRHEEERVLGYWLDYLIAVKEDGSGMSLQDILMFATGLKEIPAAKLIPQPQLTFQKHARFPEANVCANTIKLPILPSYEIFEEAMNYGIKNAPGFGLH; encoded by the exons ATGTTCTGTCCGTTTTGTGCTGTGCAACTGGGGGACGCTCCCAAGTTTTGCCCGTCGTGTGGTATGAACGTGGGGTTCCTTACGGAGCGTCCATCCACGTCATCAAGCGTAGGCCATGGGCCTACAG TGAATGAGACAAGTATCCAAGGAAGAGCAGCTCAATTCATGAGGTTCAGGGAAGTTAAAGAGGCTGAGAGGAGGACCTTTTCAAAGGCTAAAAAGAAACCAAACGTTACGGTCAAG ATATCGATTGGCATAATGACCAGAACAAAATATGGGTTAAAACCTATAAGGGGGAAAACCTTGCCATTAAATGTTGAACCCCTGTGGTCATCAAAACAAATTTTGCCAGCTGCTATAAAAAAACAGCGAGATTTTAATCAAGACACAATGTACGATGGAGAATATGTCCTGGTCTATCCTGATGGCTCTCAGGTACAAAATATACCAGGCACAGACAGACCCTTTGTCCTTGAACATTATAAAGAGGCCATTGGAAAGGCTTACCAGAGGATCGTACTGTACATCTGCCCCCTTCAGGATTTGA GTCATGGAGATGACTCATCTTCAGAATCTGATGATGAAGCATTTGCTAGGCTTCCACTGAAAAT tttaccaAAACAATGTCCACCAACAATGTCCAGGCCATCTGATGGGCAA GCCAATGGAGCAGGAGCAGAACCAAAAAACAACACATCATGTGACTCCTACAA CACATATACCAAGATCTATGCCCCAGTTGTCATTGACAGCAGTTGCTCTGATGTTGAGGACGTAGAGAACTTTCAGGAGGAAGACAG AGACACCGATATTGGACTGACGGCTGCAGACATTCTGTCAAATCTGTCATTCAACATTAACACAATGAGCTGTAGCAGGTTTAATATAAACCGTGCTAATGTCTGGGATGGTGCTCTGAGGGGATTCAAACGTTCCTCATTTGATCCCACCTGTAGCCTTTTGGTCAAATTCACAGATGACATCGGGCAAACAGAGGAGGCTGTGGACACAGGAGGGCCTACGCGGGAATTTCTTACACTCTTGATGGACGCCATTAAAACCAGTAGATTTTTTGAAGGCAAAGATGATGGCAAATACCTGTCATTTGATAGCAAAG CTGCAGAAGGTGATGAGTATTTCCAGGTTGGAAGAATGGTTGCGGTCTCTATTGTACATGGTGGTCCAGGGCCTCGATGCTTTTCCCCAAGCTTCTACCAGTACCTGGTTGGTAAAGTGAAGACCATTGAGGCCCCAATTGAGGATATACCTGATACTGAAGTCAGGAATGTTCTCCTTGAG ATTAAGAATGCTAGAACATTGGAGGAACTTGTAGAACTCGCAGATAAGCACTCCAGCATGCTTCAGACAGCAGGATGCTATCGATGCCTGAGGACACTGGGGGATAAGGAAAAAGTTGTGGATGGTTACATCCAGTGGTACTTCACCTACCGCAACCATGTTTCCTTCCAGAG GTTCAAGGATGGCCTGGCTACCCTCAACTTTTTCAACGCTCTGGAACAGCATCCCTCCATTTTCCTGCCCTACATGTGTTACAGAGCGGAAGACCTGACAGCCGAGATTGTAGAGTCACTGTTCCGTCCACAATTGAGCCCAACTGGTAGCTCAAATCGGCATGAGGAGGAGAGAGTGCTTGGCTACTGGCTGGACTACTTAATCGCTGTAAAAG AGGACGGGTCAGGGATGTCTCTGCAGGACATTCTAATGTTTGCAACAGGCCTGAAAGAAATCCCAGCAGCAAAATTAATACCACAGCCTCAACTCACATTCCAGAAACACGCAAGGTTTCCTGAGGCTAATGTCTGCGCTAACACAATAAAACTCCCAATCTTACCCTCATATGAAATCTTTGAGGAAGCCATGAATTATGGAATCAAGAACGCCCCTGGATTTGGGCTTCATTGA